In Leptolyngbya sp. SIO1E4, one DNA window encodes the following:
- the psaA gene encoding photosystem I core protein PsaA: MTTSPPEQRQQVRVVVDSNPVPTSFERWSKPGHFERTLARGPKTTTWIWDLHADAHDFDTHTGDLEDISRKIFSAHFGHLAIIFIWLSGMYFHGARFSNFSAWMADPIAVKPSAQVAWPIFGQEILNADVGGGFHGIQITSGLFQMWRGAGFTHEFQLFWTAIGALVMAGLMLFAGWFHYHVQAPKLEWFRNWESMMNHHLAGLLGMGSLGWAGHLIHVSLPTNKLLDAGVALKDVPLPHEFILNKSLMVDLYPGFAQGVTPFFTLNWSAYSDFLTFKGGLNPVTGGLWMTDIAHHHVAIAVLFIVAGHFYRTNWGIGHTFVELLDDARTPKLLPIFNFLGPVGHRGLDKIFETSWHANLAIHLVQFGTASLLVAHHMYSMPPYPYLATDYATVTSLFTHHVWIAGFCIVGGAAHAAIFLVRDYNPADHVNNILDRVIRHRDAIISHLAWVCQFLGFHSFAMYCHNDTMRAFGRPQDMFSDTGIQLQPIFAQWIQHIHTMAINNSVVQSAQPLGDVFGGLRNIELVGLGTTLPGVTAPVSHAFGGGVVAVGGKIAMMPIPLGTADFLIHHIHAFTIHVTVLVLLKGVLYSRSSRLIPDKGELGFRFPCDGPGRGGTCQVSAWDHVFLGLFWMYNSLSIVIFHFFWKMQSDVWGTVNADGTISHITAGNFAQSSITNNGWLRDFLWAQASQAIGSYGSAVSAYGLLFLAGHFIFGFSLMFLFSGRGYWQELIESIVWAHNKLRITTAIQPRALSITQGRAVGAAHYLLGGIVTTWAFFLARMVTVG, from the coding sequence ATGACAACCAGTCCTCCCGAGCAGAGGCAACAAGTTAGGGTTGTCGTCGATAGCAATCCGGTTCCCACGTCCTTCGAAAGGTGGTCGAAACCGGGACATTTCGAGCGCACCCTGGCACGGGGTCCCAAAACCACTACCTGGATTTGGGATCTCCATGCCGATGCTCACGATTTCGATACTCACACGGGCGACTTAGAGGATATTTCTCGCAAAATCTTCTCCGCCCACTTTGGTCATCTAGCCATCATCTTTATCTGGCTGAGCGGCATGTATTTTCATGGCGCACGGTTTTCTAATTTTTCTGCTTGGATGGCTGATCCAATCGCGGTTAAGCCCAGTGCTCAGGTGGCCTGGCCAATCTTTGGCCAGGAAATCCTCAACGCTGATGTCGGGGGCGGCTTCCACGGGATTCAAATTACCTCGGGGCTGTTCCAGATGTGGCGGGGCGCAGGGTTTACCCATGAGTTTCAACTCTTTTGGACTGCCATCGGGGCCTTGGTCATGGCAGGTCTGATGCTCTTTGCTGGTTGGTTTCACTACCATGTGCAAGCCCCCAAATTGGAGTGGTTTCGCAATTGGGAATCCATGATGAACCACCACCTAGCCGGGCTCCTCGGAATGGGAAGCTTGGGCTGGGCGGGGCACCTCATTCATGTGTCGCTGCCAACCAACAAACTGCTAGATGCCGGGGTGGCCTTAAAGGATGTTCCCCTGCCCCATGAATTTATTCTCAATAAGAGCTTGATGGTGGATCTCTACCCGGGCTTTGCCCAGGGTGTGACGCCGTTTTTCACCCTCAACTGGTCAGCCTATTCAGATTTCCTCACCTTCAAGGGGGGGCTGAATCCGGTGACTGGTGGTCTGTGGATGACGGATATTGCCCATCATCATGTGGCGATCGCCGTGCTGTTTATTGTTGCAGGGCATTTCTATCGCACGAATTGGGGCATTGGCCACACCTTTGTAGAACTGCTAGATGATGCCAGAACCCCCAAGTTGTTGCCGATCTTCAACTTTCTTGGGCCGGTGGGTCACCGGGGTCTCGACAAGATCTTTGAAACATCTTGGCATGCCAACCTGGCCATTCACCTCGTGCAGTTTGGGACGGCAAGTTTACTGGTCGCGCACCATATGTATTCGATGCCGCCCTACCCCTATCTAGCCACCGACTATGCCACTGTGACCTCACTATTCACCCATCACGTGTGGATTGCTGGGTTCTGTATCGTCGGCGGAGCAGCCCACGCGGCTATCTTTTTAGTTCGGGATTATAACCCCGCTGACCACGTCAACAACATCCTGGATCGGGTGATACGACATCGGGATGCGATTATTTCCCACTTAGCTTGGGTCTGTCAGTTCTTGGGCTTCCATAGCTTCGCTATGTACTGTCACAACGACACTATGCGAGCCTTTGGTCGGCCCCAAGACATGTTCTCGGATACTGGAATTCAGCTACAGCCGATTTTTGCCCAGTGGATTCAACACATCCACACGATGGCTATCAACAACTCAGTGGTTCAGTCGGCTCAGCCGTTGGGTGATGTGTTTGGCGGTCTCCGCAACATTGAACTAGTGGGTCTGGGGACGACTCTTCCGGGTGTGACTGCTCCCGTTAGCCACGCCTTTGGCGGCGGTGTTGTGGCCGTTGGCGGCAAGATTGCGATGATGCCCATTCCTCTAGGGACGGCTGATTTCTTAATTCACCATATCCACGCCTTTACGATTCACGTAACGGTGCTGGTGCTGCTCAAAGGGGTGCTCTACTCCCGCAGCTCTCGGTTAATCCCAGACAAAGGTGAATTAGGATTCCGCTTCCCCTGTGATGGACCTGGTCGGGGTGGTACCTGTCAGGTATCCGCTTGGGACCATGTCTTCTTGGGCCTGTTCTGGATGTATAACTCTCTGTCGATTGTGATTTTCCACTTCTTTTGGAAGATGCAGTCAGACGTGTGGGGCACGGTCAACGCTGATGGCACCATATCCCACATCACTGCCGGAAATTTTGCCCAGTCATCGATTACCAATAACGGTTGGTTGCGAGATTTCCTCTGGGCTCAGGCTTCTCAGGCCATTGGTTCCTATGGGTCAGCGGTGTCGGCCTATGGGCTCTTATTCCTGGCGGGGCACTTCATCTTTGGTTTCAGCTTGATGTTCCTCTTCAGTGGCCGCGGCTACTGGCAAGAGCTAATTGAGTCTATCGTCTGGGCTCATAACAAGCTGAGGATTACCACTGCGATTCAGCCTCGGGCACTGAGCATTACCCAGGGCCGTGCAGTGGGGGCAGCCCACTACCTGCTAGGGGGCATTGTCACCACCTGGGCCTTTTTCTTAGCCCGAATGGTGACGGTGGGGTAA
- the psaB gene encoding photosystem I core protein PsaB — translation MATKFPKFSQDLQRDPTTRRLFYAIATAHDFESHDGMTEENLYQKIFASHFGHLAIIFLWISGILFHVAWQGNFEQWIQDPLNTSPIAHAIWDPQFGPGVIEAYTQAGAMNPVDICYSGVYHWWYTIGMRTNNDLFGGSIFLLLLAATMLYAGWLHLQPRFRPSLAWFKNAESRLNHHLAGLFGLSSLAWTGHLVHVAIPESRGQHVGWDNFLSVSPHPGGLVPFFTGNWGAYAQNPDGAEHLFGTAQGAGTAILTFLGGFHPQTESLWLTDMAHHHLAIAVIFIVAGHMYRTNFGIGHNIREMTEALQGPGWKGFFIAPATGRGHKGIYDTYNNSLHFQLAWHLACLGVVCSLVAQHMYSMPPYAFLARDYTTMSALFTHHEYIAGFLMVGAFAHGAIFLVRDYDPEANKDNVLARVLDHKEAIISHLSWVSLFLGFHTLGLYVHNDCEVALGSPDKQILIEPVFAQWIQSVHGKTLYGISSLLSNPDSVATTAWPNHANVWLPNWLEGINSGTNSLFLTIGPGDLLVHHAIALGLHVTTLILVKGALDARGSKLMPDKKDFGYSFPCDGPGRGGTCDISAWDTFYLGMFWMLNALGWITFYWHWKHLSVWSGNIAQFNESSTYLMGWFRDYLWLNSSQLINGYNPVGTNSLAVWAWMFLFGHLAWAVSFMFLITWRGYWQELIETLLWAHENTPLSFGYPKDKPVALSIVQARLVGLTHFTVGYIATYGAFLIASTASRFP, via the coding sequence ATGGCGACAAAATTTCCGAAATTTAGTCAGGATTTGCAGCGAGATCCGACCACTCGTCGGCTCTTCTATGCGATCGCCACGGCCCATGATTTTGAAAGCCACGATGGGATGACGGAGGAGAATCTTTACCAAAAGATTTTCGCCTCCCATTTTGGTCACCTTGCCATTATCTTCTTATGGATTTCTGGCATTTTGTTTCATGTGGCCTGGCAGGGCAATTTCGAGCAGTGGATTCAAGATCCGCTGAATACCTCACCCATTGCCCATGCCATCTGGGATCCCCAGTTTGGGCCTGGGGTGATCGAAGCCTACACCCAAGCCGGGGCCATGAATCCGGTAGATATCTGCTATTCCGGGGTCTATCACTGGTGGTACACCATCGGCATGCGCACCAATAATGACCTGTTTGGCGGGTCAATATTTCTGCTGCTGTTAGCAGCGACGATGCTCTACGCTGGCTGGCTGCACTTACAGCCTCGCTTCCGCCCCAGTCTAGCCTGGTTTAAAAATGCCGAATCACGCCTGAACCATCACCTGGCAGGTTTGTTTGGGCTCAGTTCTTTGGCCTGGACCGGGCACTTGGTGCACGTGGCCATTCCCGAATCTCGGGGTCAGCATGTTGGTTGGGACAACTTCCTCTCTGTCAGCCCCCATCCCGGTGGGCTGGTGCCGTTCTTTACCGGCAACTGGGGAGCCTATGCCCAAAATCCCGACGGAGCAGAGCATCTCTTTGGCACCGCTCAAGGCGCTGGAACCGCCATTCTTACCTTTTTGGGTGGCTTCCATCCCCAAACGGAATCTCTGTGGCTGACGGATATGGCCCATCACCATTTGGCGATCGCGGTCATCTTCATTGTTGCGGGTCACATGTACCGCACTAACTTCGGCATCGGCCATAACATCCGAGAAATGACCGAAGCCCTGCAAGGCCCCGGTTGGAAAGGGTTCTTCATTGCTCCGGCTACCGGGCGTGGTCACAAAGGTATCTACGATACCTATAACAATTCCCTGCATTTTCAGCTAGCTTGGCACTTGGCCTGTTTAGGGGTGGTGTGCTCTTTAGTCGCACAGCACATGTACTCCATGCCGCCCTATGCCTTTTTAGCCCGCGACTACACCACCATGTCGGCCCTCTTTACCCATCACGAGTACATCGCTGGGTTCTTGATGGTTGGGGCCTTTGCCCATGGGGCAATTTTCTTGGTTCGCGACTACGACCCCGAAGCTAACAAAGATAACGTGTTAGCCCGGGTGCTAGACCACAAGGAAGCGATCATTTCTCACCTGAGTTGGGTCTCCCTATTCCTGGGTTTCCATACCTTGGGCCTCTATGTCCACAATGACTGTGAGGTAGCCCTGGGCAGCCCTGACAAGCAGATCTTGATCGAGCCTGTCTTTGCCCAGTGGATTCAATCGGTTCATGGTAAGACTCTGTATGGCATCAGTTCGCTGCTCTCTAACCCTGACAGCGTTGCCACCACAGCTTGGCCGAACCATGCCAATGTATGGCTGCCAAATTGGCTAGAAGGAATTAACAGCGGGACCAATTCCCTGTTCCTCACCATTGGCCCAGGAGACTTATTGGTGCACCATGCGATCGCCCTAGGGCTGCATGTCACCACCCTAATTTTGGTGAAAGGCGCCCTGGATGCACGCGGTTCCAAGCTCATGCCGGACAAAAAAGACTTCGGCTATAGCTTCCCTTGCGATGGCCCAGGTCGGGGTGGCACCTGTGATATCTCTGCTTGGGATACGTTCTATCTAGGCATGTTCTGGATGCTGAACGCCCTGGGTTGGATCACCTTCTACTGGCACTGGAAGCACCTCTCGGTCTGGAGCGGTAACATTGCCCAGTTCAATGAAAGCTCAACCTACCTGATGGGCTGGTTCCGGGATTACCTGTGGCTCAACTCATCCCAGCTCATTAACGGCTACAACCCTGTTGGCACCAATAGTCTCGCCGTTTGGGCCTGGATGTTCTTGTTTGGTCACTTAGCCTGGGCGGTCAGCTTCATGTTCCTGATCACCTGGCGGGGGTACTGGCAAGAGCTGATTGAGACCCTACTGTGGGCCCACGAAAATACACCCCTATCCTTTGGCTATCCCAAAGATAAGCCCGTGGCCTTGTCCATTGTGCAAGCTCGGCTGGTGGGGCTTACCCATTTCACGGTTGGCTATATCGCAACCTACGGCGCCTTTCTGATTGCGTCAACGGCGAGTCGCTTCCCGTGA
- a CDS encoding photosystem I reaction center subunit XI: MTSTQKPAWANAYTGEDPIQPYKGNPCLGNLATPLNNSGLVKAYINNLPAYRPGLTPFLRGLEIGMAHGYFLVGPEVVVGPLRETAHGANLSGLITAIYITASACLGISIFALTTFQGDPRGAYNSESQDRLRPLRRKEDWFQLCGGILLGSMGGAIFAYVLLENFDDLDAILRGAVNVSQAIIPGGIG; this comes from the coding sequence ATGACATCTACGCAAAAGCCCGCTTGGGCCAATGCATATACCGGAGAAGATCCCATCCAGCCTTACAAGGGCAACCCCTGCTTAGGGAACCTGGCAACCCCTTTGAATAACTCTGGCCTGGTTAAGGCCTATATCAACAACTTGCCAGCCTACCGCCCGGGCCTCACGCCTTTTTTGCGGGGGCTAGAAATTGGCATGGCTCACGGTTATTTCCTGGTTGGCCCAGAAGTGGTTGTAGGCCCCCTGCGCGAAACCGCCCACGGCGCTAATTTGAGCGGCCTGATTACTGCTATTTACATCACCGCATCCGCCTGCTTAGGCATTTCTATCTTTGCTCTGACCACCTTCCAAGGTGACCCTAGAGGGGCTTATAACTCTGAGTCCCAAGACCGGTTGCGCCCCCTGCGCCGCAAAGAAGACTGGTTTCAACTCTGTGGTGGCATCCTGCTGGGGTCCATGGGGGGGGCGATTTTTGCCTACGTCCTCTTAGAAAACTTTGATGACCTAGACGCCATCCTGCGGGGGGCTGTGAATGTGAGTCAAGCGATTATACCGGGAGGCATCGGGTGA
- a CDS encoding response regulator: MRILLVEDDDSVSKILEKSLVSEHYAVDVASDGQAGWQLVNSFDYDLIVLDVMLPKLDGIQFCQRLRDCSYHMPVLLVTALDSSTQKIAGLDAGADDYITKPFELEELLARVRVLLRRTQTPLLSVLAWGELQLDPNSREVTYGDRPVKLTPKEFRLLELFLRKQTQVFSRGAILDSLWSCSEAPGEDTVTAHIRGLRRKLISAGAPSDLIKTVYGVGYRLKPLTPAENGVQAENGTCHKSPAASVNSDSDPNLAARHQQTKAALITLWQSVKSQHLERLEILKQAVQTLQDQHLTDDLRQEATQAAHSLTGALGIFGLKSGSELARSIEHMLRGDAPLYPYRQKQLADRVNTLDEELNQALGQLKQLEQPQPGSVPSLFVLIDNNQLLLEQLAKALQTQSLTVQIAVDEADLRQLTTPQSPPVAATALPDVVLFNSSLADSNEATLLRVSRLINQVLPLLVLVCSADGSLASRVRAAQLGNHSFLHNPDVTTVLKGVLRVRSRLQQHSHKVLAVDDDPQILEALRALLEPRGLQLITLNQPLDFWPTLQAASPDLLLLDIEMPKFSGLELCRVVRQAPVWNRLPIIFFTAHDDASTKAAALRAGANDLVEKSLAGSALLDRLFEQLKRSQLQVAMAAIAESYA, translated from the coding sequence ATGCGGATACTACTCGTTGAGGATGATGACTCTGTTTCAAAAATCCTTGAAAAAAGCCTTGTCAGCGAACATTATGCGGTTGATGTTGCAAGTGATGGTCAAGCAGGCTGGCAACTCGTTAATTCTTTTGATTACGACCTAATTGTGTTAGACGTGATGCTGCCTAAGCTGGACGGCATCCAGTTTTGTCAGCGGTTGCGAGACTGTTCGTACCATATGCCAGTGTTGCTCGTCACGGCGCTCGATTCCAGCACCCAAAAAATTGCGGGCCTGGATGCGGGGGCCGATGACTACATCACCAAGCCCTTCGAACTCGAAGAACTGCTGGCCCGTGTGCGAGTGTTGTTGCGCCGCACCCAGACACCGCTGCTATCAGTATTAGCGTGGGGAGAATTGCAGCTCGATCCCAATAGTCGCGAGGTGACCTATGGCGATCGCCCCGTTAAATTAACGCCAAAGGAATTTCGCCTGCTAGAACTCTTTCTGCGGAAACAGACCCAAGTCTTTAGTCGCGGCGCTATTTTAGATAGCCTCTGGAGCTGTAGCGAAGCTCCTGGAGAAGACACCGTCACGGCCCATATCAGAGGGCTGCGGCGCAAGTTGATCAGCGCGGGGGCACCCAGCGACCTGATCAAAACTGTGTATGGCGTCGGCTACCGCCTCAAACCTTTGACCCCTGCTGAGAATGGTGTTCAAGCTGAAAATGGTACCTGCCATAAGTCACCGGCTGCATCGGTTAATTCAGACAGCGACCCTAACCTTGCAGCACGTCACCAGCAAACCAAAGCGGCGCTCATTACCCTCTGGCAGTCCGTGAAGTCTCAGCATCTGGAACGGCTAGAAATTCTTAAGCAAGCTGTTCAAACTTTACAGGACCAGCATCTCACCGACGACTTACGACAAGAGGCGACCCAGGCCGCCCATAGCCTCACGGGGGCGCTTGGCATTTTTGGTCTCAAGTCTGGTTCTGAGTTGGCCCGATCAATCGAGCACATGCTGCGGGGGGATGCGCCACTTTATCCCTATCGTCAAAAACAGCTTGCCGACAGGGTGAACACCCTGGATGAAGAACTTAATCAGGCCCTAGGGCAGCTAAAGCAGCTAGAGCAGCCCCAGCCTGGTTCGGTTCCCTCCTTATTTGTGCTGATTGACAACAACCAGCTGCTATTAGAGCAGTTGGCTAAAGCACTCCAAACCCAAAGTTTGACGGTACAAATCGCGGTGGATGAAGCTGATCTGCGGCAGCTAACAACCCCCCAGTCGCCTCCAGTGGCAGCGACAGCCCTGCCAGATGTGGTGCTGTTTAATTCCTCCCTCGCCGATAGCAACGAGGCGACCCTCCTGCGCGTGTCGCGGCTCATCAATCAGGTGCTGCCGCTGCTGGTGTTGGTGTGCAGCGCCGATGGCAGTTTGGCTAGTCGAGTCAGAGCGGCCCAGTTGGGTAACCACTCTTTTTTGCACAACCCAGATGTCACGACCGTACTCAAGGGGGTGTTGAGGGTGCGATCGCGGCTCCAACAGCACTCCCACAAGGTTTTAGCGGTAGATGATGATCCCCAAATCTTAGAGGCGCTGCGAGCCCTTTTAGAACCCCGGGGCCTACAGCTCATTACCCTGAATCAACCCCTTGATTTTTGGCCGACTTTGCAGGCAGCCTCGCCCGACCTGCTGCTGTTGGATATTGAAATGCCCAAGTTTAGTGGTCTTGAGCTTTGCCGAGTGGTTCGTCAGGCCCCCGTTTGGAACCGGCTGCCGATTATTTTCTTTACGGCCCATGACGATGCCAGCACTAAGGCAGCTGCTCTCAGAGCCGGGGCCAACGATTTAGTCGAAAAATCTTTGGCAGGGTCGGCTCTGCTGGATCGGCTCTTTGAGCAGCTCAAACGATCGCAACTGCAGGTCGCGATGGCGGCGATCGCCGAAAGCTATGCCTAG
- a CDS encoding photosystem I reaction center subunit IX, translating to MQYLMKYFTSAPVMATLALAILSFVMIELNYLFPGLQYGTYFH from the coding sequence ATGCAATACTTGATGAAATATTTTACCAGTGCGCCTGTCATGGCGACGCTTGCCCTGGCAATTTTGTCCTTCGTGATGATTGAACTCAACTACCTTTTTCCGGGCCTGCAGTACGGCACTTATTTCCATTAA
- a CDS encoding GAF domain-containing protein, whose translation MLHSPSQSIPTLEGLLHRMTDRIRRSIELPEILTSTVNEMQLFLRTDRVKIYCFQEDGSGEVVAESIAAQRLPSLLGHRFPAEDIPDHSREMFLLARQRTIVNVAKQEIGISPLVCHKTLEPLSRGIWFRPVDPCHVEYLMAMGVQASLVIPILHRDRLWGLLVAHHSTPRRFSPKELEVVQLIADQVAVAIAHAEVLVQSRLQVQREATINQVVSRLHTNPETCLQIALEQSVAALGSVGGRLYLTPKTAGTPFQLVTSGIQPSPISLAKEGERTLPLVLEQLTDWHTWLQAEMPAQPGAALWAITDIHKAQMPWSLASALLRRDLRGLLVVKLKHRDGGLGYLTFFRQAIDIENIWAGRLDATDPRQNRPRQSFETWRELKRGQADPWTIREIGLAQELADQFASVIYQTQLYWEVQALNADLEKRVLQRTTELQLVNANLRREITQRERALKELRQARDSLKRLSYQNELILKSAGEGIYGLDAQGKVVFVNPAAAKILGYATQHLIGQFMHDLIQHAKPDGTPYAWQESPIFDTLRHGDTHSVSGDLFQRQDGFSFPTEYVSTPIQERGKILGVVVTFKNITERQVIERMKDEFISVVSHELRTPLTSIRTALGLLAQGDLNVQAEKRQRMVEIAFSNTNRLVRLVNDILDVERIKLGKVTLNKQICNLNDLMIQAADEMRAMADKNGIHLSVQSLSVQLWADPDRLVQTLTNLLSNALKFSPPGSTVEMIAQRIPPHHEPLAIEDAALQRTEPPNLRLDDPVDETPQAPSEMLLVQVKDHGQGIPENKLEVIFDQFEQLNASDMGHQGGTGLGLAICRSIIQQHHGRIWAESTPGVGSTFFFTLPLRSETEPETAPNPEPDTALSPEPNEA comes from the coding sequence ATGCTGCATTCTCCTTCCCAATCGATTCCCACTCTAGAAGGGCTACTGCATCGAATGACGGATCGCATTCGTCGCTCGATCGAGCTGCCAGAAATTCTGACCTCAACCGTGAATGAGATGCAGCTGTTTCTGAGGACGGATCGAGTCAAAATCTATTGTTTTCAGGAGGATGGTAGCGGCGAGGTGGTGGCAGAGTCCATCGCGGCCCAGCGCCTACCGTCTCTCCTGGGGCATCGCTTTCCCGCCGAAGATATCCCCGATCATTCCCGCGAAATGTTTTTGTTGGCCCGTCAACGGACCATCGTGAATGTGGCCAAACAGGAAATCGGGATTAGCCCCCTAGTTTGTCACAAAACCCTAGAACCCCTCAGCCGGGGCATCTGGTTTCGCCCAGTTGATCCTTGCCATGTCGAGTACCTTATGGCCATGGGGGTGCAGGCATCCCTCGTGATTCCGATTCTGCATCGCGATCGCCTCTGGGGGTTACTCGTCGCCCATCACAGCACCCCGCGACGCTTTAGCCCCAAAGAGCTAGAAGTGGTGCAGCTCATTGCTGATCAGGTTGCCGTGGCGATCGCCCATGCGGAGGTTCTGGTTCAGAGTCGTCTGCAGGTTCAGCGTGAGGCCACCATCAACCAGGTTGTTTCTCGACTGCACACCAACCCTGAAACCTGTCTGCAAATTGCCTTAGAGCAATCCGTGGCTGCCCTGGGCAGCGTGGGCGGCAGGCTCTACCTCACCCCTAAAACCGCAGGCACCCCCTTTCAGCTCGTGACCAGCGGCATTCAGCCCAGCCCTATTTCCTTGGCTAAAGAAGGCGAGCGCACGTTGCCGCTGGTGCTAGAGCAACTCACCGATTGGCACACCTGGCTGCAGGCCGAAATGCCTGCGCAGCCAGGGGCCGCGCTGTGGGCAATCACCGATATCCATAAGGCGCAGATGCCCTGGTCGCTAGCATCAGCCCTGTTACGGAGAGATCTGCGAGGGCTACTGGTGGTGAAACTCAAGCACCGAGATGGGGGCCTCGGCTATTTGACCTTCTTCCGTCAGGCGATCGATATTGAAAACATCTGGGCCGGTCGCCTGGATGCCACCGACCCCCGCCAGAATCGCCCTCGCCAATCCTTTGAAACCTGGCGAGAACTCAAGCGGGGTCAGGCTGATCCCTGGACAATTAGAGAGATCGGACTGGCCCAAGAGCTTGCCGACCAGTTTGCCTCCGTGATTTACCAAACCCAACTCTACTGGGAGGTGCAAGCCTTAAATGCTGATTTAGAGAAGCGGGTACTCCAGCGCACCACTGAGCTGCAGCTGGTGAATGCCAATTTAAGGCGAGAAATCACCCAGCGAGAACGCGCCCTCAAAGAGCTGCGGCAGGCCCGAGACTCCTTGAAGCGTCTCAGCTATCAAAATGAACTGATTCTCAAGTCTGCAGGGGAAGGCATTTACGGCTTAGATGCCCAGGGTAAAGTTGTTTTCGTCAATCCAGCTGCCGCCAAAATTTTGGGCTATGCCACCCAGCATTTGATTGGGCAGTTTATGCATGACCTGATCCAGCATGCCAAGCCAGACGGCACCCCCTATGCCTGGCAGGAAAGCCCGATTTTTGACACCCTGCGCCACGGTGATACCCACAGCGTGTCGGGTGATTTATTTCAACGTCAAGACGGGTTCAGTTTCCCCACCGAATATGTCAGCACCCCTATTCAAGAGCGGGGCAAAATTTTAGGGGTGGTGGTGACCTTCAAAAATATTACCGAGCGCCAGGTTATCGAGCGCATGAAAGATGAGTTTATTTCAGTGGTCAGCCACGAACTGAGAACCCCGCTCACCTCCATTCGCACTGCCCTGGGGCTACTTGCCCAGGGGGATCTCAATGTTCAGGCTGAAAAACGCCAGCGCATGGTTGAAATTGCCTTTTCGAATACCAACCGTCTGGTGCGCCTGGTCAACGACATTCTAGACGTCGAGCGGATCAAACTGGGTAAAGTTACCCTGAATAAACAAATCTGTAATCTCAATGATTTGATGATCCAAGCCGCTGATGAAATGCGGGCTATGGCCGATAAAAATGGCATCCATCTGTCGGTTCAGTCCCTCTCGGTTCAGCTTTGGGCTGATCCAGATCGCCTCGTCCAAACCCTGACAAATCTGCTCAGCAATGCCCTGAAGTTTTCTCCCCCTGGGTCAACGGTCGAGATGATTGCCCAGCGGATACCGCCCCATCACGAACCGCTTGCCATAGAAGACGCGGCTCTGCAAAGAACCGAGCCCCCTAACCTGCGTCTCGATGATCCTGTAGACGAAACGCCCCAAGCCCCCTCCGAAATGCTGCTAGTCCAGGTCAAAGACCATGGTCAGGGCATTCCTGAAAACAAGTTGGAGGTTATCTTTGACCAATTTGAGCAGTTAAATGCCTCAGATATGGGGCATCAAGGAGGAACCGGGTTAGGATTAGCTATCTGCCGCAGCATCATCCAGCAGCATCATGGCCGAATTTGGGCAGAGAGTACTCCGGGCGTGGGCAGTACTTTCTTTTTTACGCTACCGCTGCGGTCTGAAACTGAACCCGAGACGGCGCCCAATCCTGAACCAGACACCGCGCTCAGCCCTGAACCCAACGAAGCTTAA
- a CDS encoding Photosystem I reaction center subunit III: MRKLFAIVLTMMLWVGLASPAMAAPDTHLVPCQESPAFQERMQNAPQGYYFDQPYQAYSANLLCGEEGLPHLQLRFDRAIDVIIPFAIFFYFAGFVGWSGRAYLIGSKKASKPEELEIFIDIALAIRSFTQGLLWPLLVVKELTSGELTVNKSELSVSPR, translated from the coding sequence ATGCGAAAACTGTTTGCCATTGTTTTGACGATGATGCTCTGGGTGGGGCTTGCCTCCCCGGCTATGGCTGCTCCAGACACCCATTTGGTGCCTTGTCAAGAGTCACCAGCTTTTCAAGAGCGCATGCAGAATGCGCCCCAGGGCTATTATTTTGATCAGCCTTATCAAGCCTATAGCGCTAACCTACTGTGTGGTGAAGAAGGGCTCCCCCATTTACAATTGCGGTTTGATCGCGCCATTGATGTGATCATTCCGTTTGCAATTTTCTTTTACTTTGCAGGCTTTGTGGGCTGGTCAGGGCGAGCCTATTTGATCGGCAGCAAAAAGGCTTCTAAACCCGAAGAACTGGAAATCTTTATCGATATTGCCCTCGCCATTCGTTCTTTCACCCAGGGATTACTCTGGCCGCTTCTGGTGGTCAAAGAACTGACCAGCGGTGAGCTGACCGTAAACAAGAGCGAACTCTCTGTATCGCCTCGATAG
- a CDS encoding response regulator encodes MVSKRILIIDDEADIREATQLCLEITGQWDVLKASSGQEGIAIAAAEVPDAILLDVMMPGMDGLTILKKLQENPETQDIPVIILTAKAQSSEQRHFSRLNVSSVITKPYDPLTLSDQISAALS; translated from the coding sequence ATGGTATCCAAACGTATCCTTATTATTGATGATGAAGCTGACATCCGAGAGGCCACCCAGCTTTGCTTAGAAATCACCGGTCAATGGGATGTCTTGAAAGCCAGTAGCGGTCAAGAGGGAATTGCGATCGCTGCGGCTGAAGTTCCCGATGCCATCCTGCTCGATGTGATGATGCCAGGGATGGACGGGCTCACTATCCTTAAAAAGCTTCAGGAAAATCCTGAGACCCAAGACATTCCTGTGATTATTCTGACCGCGAAGGCCCAGTCTAGTGAACAGCGTCACTTTAGTCGCCTCAACGTTTCATCTGTAATCACGAAGCCCTACGATCCGCTCACCCTTTCTGATCAGATTTCTGCTGCCCTGTCCTGA